GCTGCATTGCGGTCGGGCCTCTGTTCCATCCGACCGGCGACAAGGAACGCGATCTGCAGTCCCTTTACGACTACTACCGCCCCTTCAAGGGCAAGGGCGGCAAGAGTGGCTTGCCGACCAGCGAGATCGGCAAGCCCGAATAGCCTCAGGCTGCGAAGCCGCGATCAGGGACAGAGGTAGGCGCGGAAGTGTTGCTCACCGGCCACGGCCTCGGTCTGCGGCTGCAGCGTATTGGCGCCCAGACCCGCAGCCTCGTTGCGCGCCAGCGTTTCCAGCTCGTCAGCCACCTTGATCGAATTGCGCTCAACGCCAACCACGCGATTGGTCACGGTGGTGGTGATGTCGCCCTTGAAAGTGCAGCCGGCCAGGGACTGCTGGGCGC
The sequence above is drawn from the Rhodanobacteraceae bacterium genome and encodes:
- a CDS encoding DUF4156 domain-containing protein, which codes for MKFPSLVIACGLATLGACTWVKLEKPGAQVRVVSAQQSLAGCTFKGDITTTVTNRVVGVERNSIKVADELETLARNEAAGLGANTLQPQTEAVAGEQHFRAYLCP